From a region of the Vaginimicrobium propionicum genome:
- the fdxA gene encoding ferredoxin: MTYVIALPCVDVMDRACVEECPVDCIYEGQRTLYIHPDECVDCGACEPVCPTEAIYYEDDLPEDLEEWADINASFFDEIGSPGGAAREGAYDHDEPRVAELPPQN, translated from the coding sequence ATGACCTATGTGATCGCCTTGCCATGTGTGGACGTTATGGATCGTGCCTGCGTGGAGGAGTGCCCAGTAGATTGCATCTATGAAGGCCAGCGCACGCTATACATCCACCCAGATGAATGCGTCGATTGCGGTGCTTGTGAGCCGGTATGCCCTACCGAGGCAATCTATTATGAAGATGATTTGCCTGAAGATTTGGAAGAATGGGCTGATATCAACGCTTCATTCTTCGACGAGATAGGTTCGCCGGGGGGTGCGGCGCGAGAGGGTGCCTACGACCACGACGAGCCTAGGGTTGCTGAGCTACCACCACAGAATTAA
- the dapC gene encoding succinyldiaminopimelate transaminase, producing the protein MDKVSKKLPTFPWDTLSEATKCATSHPGGIVDLSVGTPVDPVPQVAIDALTETAPAASGYPQVWGSAGLRKAIINYLARIWNACGLVDDNVLPVMGTKEFVGWLPIQLGIDENCNVIIPTRAYPTYEVGALLAGARVIRCDDPEKVKDKPALIWINYPANPTGAVADVGLVRAWIKFAQDNGAVLASDECYGEFWWDKKPVSILDPTVNDGCLTGLLACHSLSKRSNMAGFRAGFAAGDADLISELLKVRKHTGAMIASPVQAAMKAALNDDEHVEIQRRRYRLRREKLANALVAAGFRIDESAGSIYLWATQDKPCRESVSWLADRGILVAPGDFYGDQTHVRVGLTASDERIEAACARLVSQAG; encoded by the coding sequence ATGGATAAGGTAAGCAAAAAATTACCCACGTTCCCGTGGGATACCCTCAGCGAAGCTACCAAATGTGCCACTTCTCATCCTGGGGGCATTGTCGATCTATCCGTCGGAACGCCGGTGGATCCAGTGCCGCAGGTAGCTATCGACGCTTTAACTGAAACAGCCCCGGCTGCGAGCGGTTATCCACAAGTGTGGGGCAGTGCTGGGCTTCGCAAAGCCATCATTAACTACTTGGCTCGAATTTGGAATGCCTGCGGTTTAGTCGATGACAATGTTCTACCGGTGATGGGCACCAAAGAATTCGTTGGTTGGCTGCCAATCCAATTAGGTATCGATGAAAACTGCAATGTCATCATCCCGACTAGGGCTTATCCCACTTATGAAGTTGGGGCTTTGCTTGCTGGCGCGCGAGTCATAAGGTGTGACGATCCGGAAAAGGTTAAAGACAAGCCAGCCCTGATTTGGATAAATTATCCGGCAAATCCTACTGGCGCAGTAGCAGACGTCGGACTAGTTAGGGCGTGGATTAAATTTGCTCAAGATAACGGTGCAGTACTGGCTAGCGATGAATGCTACGGCGAGTTTTGGTGGGATAAAAAACCCGTTTCCATTCTTGACCCCACAGTAAACGATGGGTGCCTGACTGGGCTTTTAGCATGCCATTCATTATCGAAACGTTCAAATATGGCCGGTTTTCGTGCTGGATTCGCAGCAGGGGACGCAGATCTCATTAGTGAGTTGCTTAAGGTTCGTAAGCATACGGGTGCGATGATCGCCAGCCCAGTACAAGCTGCCATGAAAGCTGCTCTAAATGATGATGAACATGTTGAGATTCAGCGTCGCCGTTATCGGTTACGTCGAGAAAAATTGGCTAACGCCCTGGTTGCTGCTGGTTTCAGAATCGACGAGTCAGCTGGCTCAATCTATCTTTGGGCTACCCAAGACAAACCATGCCGCGAGTCAGTGTCCTGGCTAGCCGATCGTGGCATTCTGGTGGCGCCAGGCGATTTCTATGGTGACCAGACCCACGTCCGGGTGGGGTTAACAGCTAGTGATGAGCGTATTGAGGCAGCATGTGCCAGGCTGGTTAGCCAGGCTGGCTAG
- a CDS encoding TIGR00730 family Rossman fold protein, with protein sequence MSQSSKQWPGFDNAPVPNGDLVAQGPVIRRGGMVEATTTDQRLLETRGDYNWLHSDPWRVLRIQAEFVEGFGTLSELGPAISIFGSARAEPGSNHYEAAVEIGQKLVEKGYAVITGGGPGLMEATNLGADRVSGTSVGLGIELPFESKLNDHVNLGINFRYFFARKVMFLKYAQGFVVMPGGYGTCDELFEALTLVQTGKAGHFPIVLFGSQYWGGLIEWMHNQAYSNGYISKSDLELFKISDEVDETIELVTQGKFED encoded by the coding sequence ATGAGTCAATCATCTAAGCAGTGGCCAGGATTTGATAATGCGCCAGTACCGAATGGAGATTTGGTTGCGCAAGGGCCAGTCATTCGTCGCGGTGGCATGGTAGAGGCTACGACTACTGATCAGCGCTTATTGGAAACCCGTGGCGACTACAACTGGTTGCACTCTGATCCCTGGCGTGTACTACGAATTCAAGCGGAATTTGTTGAAGGATTTGGCACCTTATCAGAATTAGGGCCAGCGATAAGTATCTTTGGCTCGGCTCGGGCAGAACCAGGCTCTAACCACTATGAAGCGGCCGTTGAGATTGGTCAGAAATTGGTAGAAAAAGGTTATGCCGTCATAACGGGCGGCGGGCCGGGCTTAATGGAAGCTACTAACTTAGGCGCTGATCGAGTATCTGGAACTTCTGTCGGCTTGGGTATTGAATTACCGTTCGAATCCAAGCTGAACGATCATGTAAACCTTGGTATTAATTTTCGATATTTCTTCGCCCGTAAAGTGATGTTCTTGAAATATGCTCAAGGATTCGTCGTTATGCCAGGCGGCTACGGCACCTGCGATGAATTATTCGAGGCGCTGACTCTTGTTCAGACCGGAAAGGCTGGCCATTTTCCCATCGTCTTATTCGGCAGCCAATACTGGGGTGGGTTAATTGAGTGGATGCACAACCAGGCGTATTCCAACGGCTATATCAGCAAGAGTGATTTGGAGTTATTTAAGATTAGCGATGAGGTAGATGAAACAATCGAATTGGTCACCCAAGGAAAGTTCGAAGACTGA
- a CDS encoding DUF3117 domain-containing protein produces the protein MAAMKPRTGDGPMEVVKEGRGLVMRLPVDGGGRLVVEINAQEAAELMNCLKTVVE, from the coding sequence ATGGCAGCGATGAAGCCACGTACCGGAGATGGGCCTATGGAGGTCGTCAAGGAAGGGCGCGGGCTAGTGATGCGTCTTCCAGTGGACGGCGGGGGACGGTTGGTAGTTGAGATCAATGCGCAAGAAGCGGCTGAATTGATGAACTGCCTTAAAACAGTAGTCGAATAG
- the glgA gene encoding glycogen synthase, protein MRVSILTREYPPFIYGGAGVHVGQLVPCLRQLVDVDVQCMGEPREGATAHKEDFPPEANSALRVLGADLSMVAALPEKLDLVHSHTWYANMAGHLGGLFKSVPHVVSAHSLEPLRPWKRDQLAGGYEISSWAEKTAYEGASAVIGVSNAMRNDILRCYPQLDPEKVHVVLNGIDTEEFYPESAHDFCDSIGMDVNRPSVVFVGRITKQKGLVHLVRAAQKIEPGVQIVMLASSPDTPEIAAEFDKSLEALRKVKGDDVIWVKEMAPRDGVRQVVSHATVFACPSIYEPLGIVNLEAMAAETAVVASAVGGIPEVVMDGETGLLVPYDPDQAEDPAYVQQFEDNFATQVNKVVTDEELARKFGKAGRQRCIDHFSWMQIAKDTLEVYKLAIERYNS, encoded by the coding sequence ATGCGCGTTTCCATTCTTACTCGTGAATATCCTCCTTTCATTTACGGTGGTGCTGGCGTACATGTTGGCCAGCTCGTGCCATGTTTACGTCAACTTGTTGACGTCGACGTCCAATGCATGGGTGAACCCCGCGAGGGCGCCACGGCACATAAAGAAGATTTCCCACCTGAAGCCAACTCAGCCCTTAGAGTGCTGGGCGCTGACCTCTCTATGGTGGCTGCACTGCCCGAAAAACTTGACCTAGTACATTCGCATACCTGGTATGCCAATATGGCTGGGCACTTGGGTGGGCTATTCAAGTCAGTCCCACACGTAGTCTCAGCTCACTCTCTCGAACCATTGCGCCCTTGGAAGCGTGATCAGTTGGCCGGCGGATACGAGATTTCAAGCTGGGCAGAGAAAACTGCTTATGAAGGCGCCTCGGCCGTTATCGGCGTTTCTAATGCGATGCGTAATGACATTTTGCGTTGCTATCCGCAATTGGATCCCGAAAAGGTTCACGTGGTGCTTAACGGTATTGATACTGAGGAGTTCTACCCAGAATCTGCCCACGATTTCTGTGATTCCATTGGTATGGATGTTAACCGACCTTCGGTGGTGTTCGTCGGTCGAATCACCAAGCAAAAAGGTTTAGTGCACCTAGTCAGAGCTGCTCAAAAGATTGAGCCTGGGGTTCAAATTGTGATGTTAGCTTCCTCACCTGATACCCCGGAGATTGCCGCCGAATTCGACAAGTCGCTGGAAGCCTTGCGCAAGGTGAAGGGTGACGACGTGATTTGGGTTAAAGAGATGGCTCCCAGAGACGGCGTTCGTCAGGTGGTCAGCCATGCGACGGTCTTTGCCTGCCCATCAATTTACGAGCCGCTAGGCATCGTTAACCTTGAGGCGATGGCTGCCGAAACTGCCGTGGTAGCCTCAGCAGTCGGCGGCATCCCAGAGGTTGTCATGGACGGCGAAACTGGCTTGTTAGTCCCCTACGACCCAGACCAGGCCGAAGATCCCGCATACGTTCAACAATTTGAAGACAACTTCGCCACCCAAGTGAACAAGGTTGTCACTGACGAAGAACTAGCCCGCAAATTCGGCAAGGCTGGTCGTCAACGTTGTATAGACCACTTCTCGTGGATGCAGATTGCAAAGGACACTCTCGAGGTCTACAAATTAGCGATCGAACGCTATAACTCTTAG
- the glgC gene encoding glucose-1-phosphate adenylyltransferase, translating to MASPKILSIVLAGGEGKRLMPLTADRAKPAVPFGGTYRLIDFVLSNMVNSNLVQIAVLTQYKSHSLDRHISVTWRMSTLLGNYVTPVPAQQRRGPHWYQGSADAVYQSMNLIRDADPDYVVIFGADNIYRMDVGQMLQHHIDSGLEATVAAIRVPRSEASAFGIIDAGSDAVIKEFLEKPADPPGLSDSPNESFASMGNYIFSRKALVDILEADAADPDSKHDMGGNIIPSFVSKSECSVYDFTKNDVPGSTEKDKNYWRDVGTIDAFFDAHMDLISVDPEFNLYNREWPIWTNQVQSPGAKFTLHGTAESSIVTNGCVISGGDVDHSVLSPGVRVEQGSSLDRCVVMDNTRIGKNVTLRNVILDKSVIVPDNTQIGVDHEADEARGLLVSPNGVTVVPKGIEVKPV from the coding sequence ATGGCTTCACCAAAAATTCTTTCGATTGTCCTAGCTGGTGGCGAAGGCAAGAGACTAATGCCGTTGACTGCTGATAGAGCAAAGCCGGCAGTGCCTTTTGGTGGCACTTATCGACTCATCGATTTTGTGCTCTCCAATATGGTCAACTCCAATCTCGTGCAGATTGCCGTCCTTACCCAGTACAAGTCGCATTCGCTTGACCGTCACATTTCTGTGACCTGGCGGATGTCAACGTTGTTGGGTAATTACGTCACTCCTGTTCCGGCTCAGCAACGCCGCGGGCCGCACTGGTATCAAGGCAGTGCGGATGCCGTTTACCAGTCAATGAACTTGATTCGTGACGCTGACCCGGATTATGTGGTCATTTTCGGCGCTGACAATATTTACCGCATGGATGTGGGTCAGATGCTTCAGCATCATATTGACTCCGGTTTAGAGGCTACTGTGGCCGCCATTAGAGTTCCGCGCAGTGAAGCTAGCGCTTTCGGTATCATTGATGCTGGTTCTGATGCTGTCATTAAAGAGTTCCTCGAAAAGCCTGCCGACCCGCCAGGACTATCCGATAGTCCGAATGAGAGTTTTGCCTCTATGGGTAACTACATCTTTAGCCGCAAGGCTTTGGTAGATATTCTTGAGGCTGACGCCGCTGATCCAGACTCTAAGCACGACATGGGTGGCAATATCATCCCAAGTTTCGTCTCTAAGTCGGAGTGCAGTGTCTACGATTTCACTAAGAATGATGTGCCTGGCTCGACTGAGAAAGACAAGAATTACTGGCGAGACGTCGGCACCATCGACGCATTCTTTGATGCTCACATGGATTTGATCTCGGTTGATCCAGAGTTCAACTTGTACAACCGTGAGTGGCCAATTTGGACGAATCAGGTGCAAAGCCCAGGTGCGAAATTCACTTTGCACGGCACTGCCGAGTCGTCCATTGTTACCAACGGTTGTGTTATCTCTGGCGGCGACGTGGATCACTCAGTGTTAAGCCCAGGTGTACGTGTCGAACAAGGCAGTTCGCTTGACCGTTGCGTTGTTATGGATAACACCAGGATTGGTAAGAATGTGACTTTGCGTAATGTCATTCTTGACAAGTCTGTGATAGTCCCAGATAACACTCAAATTGGGGTGGATCACGAGGCTGATGAAGCTCGCGGTCTGCTAGTTTCGCCTAACGGTGTGACCGTCGTCCCCAAGGGTATTGAAGTCAAGCCTGTTTAG
- a CDS encoding O-methyltransferase gives MSESNTPEIRTLDSRSLDYAEDFVLLDELISQTRDEAITLGVEVPSTGALAFLTFIAKTIKATNVVEIGTGTGSSGLALLAGMTKESILTSIDSQADWQQLARQAFRNAGLTNPRFRLINGTALEVLDNLRQGAYDLVFINGDKLEYVEYVAQGQRLLRDGGVMVINDVLWKNLVANPSDESDETLIIREALQALLDSEEFTPVMLPLSSGLVAAVKG, from the coding sequence GTGAGCGAATCCAATACACCTGAGATAAGAACGTTAGATAGTCGTTCCCTTGATTATGCCGAAGATTTCGTCTTACTTGACGAACTGATTTCACAAACCCGTGACGAGGCCATAACCCTAGGCGTCGAAGTGCCCTCCACTGGCGCACTAGCTTTTTTAACTTTCATCGCCAAGACGATAAAGGCTACCAATGTGGTGGAAATCGGCACTGGTACTGGCTCATCTGGCCTAGCCCTATTGGCTGGAATGACAAAGGAGTCCATACTTACCTCAATCGACTCCCAGGCCGATTGGCAGCAGCTTGCTCGCCAGGCTTTTCGTAATGCTGGGTTGACTAACCCTAGATTTCGGTTAATCAACGGCACCGCTTTAGAGGTGTTGGACAATCTACGTCAGGGCGCATACGACTTGGTCTTTATTAACGGGGACAAGCTGGAATATGTCGAATACGTAGCTCAAGGTCAACGTCTACTGCGCGATGGCGGCGTGATGGTAATAAATGACGTGCTGTGGAAAAACTTAGTGGCAAACCCAAGTGATGAGTCGGACGAAACGCTTATCATCCGTGAAGCCCTCCAAGCGCTACTCGATTCAGAAGAATTCACCCCAGTAATGTTGCCGCTGTCAAGCGGTCTAGTTGCTGCTGTAAAGGGTTAA
- the dapA gene encoding 4-hydroxy-tetrahydrodipicolinate synthase, producing MTTKEIGRLVTAMVTPFRRDGELDIARARQLADRLVDEQHNEAILVNGTTGESPTTTSDEKIALVKAVKEQLGERAGVIAGVGTNDTRSSIEMAKRSADAGADALLAVTPYYSLPPQDAIISHFMHLADATDLPVILYDIPHRTGRPIETESLLELAKHPNIIGVKDAKKDMVAAASVLAQTDLRYWAGDDAKVLPELAIGGYGVVGTSTHFTGRRTRELIDAYLAGDQDKALTIYRELLPVYTGVFATQGVMLVKAGLAHLGFPVGGVRPPLLDANESQAKAFGAILDAAKL from the coding sequence ATGACGACGAAAGAAATTGGCCGCTTGGTAACCGCTATGGTTACCCCATTTCGTCGCGATGGCGAGCTTGATATTGCACGAGCTAGACAGCTTGCCGACCGCCTCGTTGATGAGCAACATAACGAAGCCATTCTGGTAAATGGAACTACCGGGGAATCGCCGACCACTACTAGTGATGAGAAGATAGCACTGGTTAAGGCGGTTAAAGAACAGTTAGGTGAGCGTGCAGGCGTTATTGCAGGGGTAGGGACGAACGACACGCGTAGCTCGATTGAGATGGCCAAGCGTTCTGCTGATGCTGGAGCTGATGCGTTGCTGGCGGTCACCCCGTATTATTCGTTACCCCCTCAAGATGCGATCATTTCTCATTTCATGCATCTTGCTGACGCTACAGATCTGCCCGTTATCCTTTATGACATTCCACACCGTACTGGCAGGCCAATTGAAACCGAATCTTTGTTGGAATTAGCTAAGCACCCAAACATCATCGGGGTGAAAGATGCCAAGAAAGATATGGTTGCTGCTGCCAGTGTGTTGGCTCAAACAGATTTGCGTTATTGGGCTGGAGATGACGCGAAGGTCTTACCCGAGTTGGCTATCGGTGGTTACGGGGTGGTGGGAACTTCCACCCATTTCACTGGACGGCGTACCCGTGAGCTTATCGATGCTTATCTGGCAGGTGATCAGGATAAAGCCTTGACAATCTATCGTGAGTTACTTCCGGTATATACCGGAGTGTTCGCAACTCAAGGGGTCATGTTGGTCAAAGCAGGTTTAGCTCATCTTGGTTTTCCCGTCGGTGGTGTGCGTCCGCCGTTACTTGACGCTAATGAGAGCCAAGCTAAAGCATTTGGCGCCATCCTAGATGCTGCCAAACTTTAA
- a CDS encoding DUF3046 domain-containing protein yields the protein MREQELWQRLNESLGQSYALVWTEQTVLADLDSRTVRQALHDGVACKTIWRAVWKFLELPDSKR from the coding sequence ATGCGCGAGCAGGAATTGTGGCAGCGACTTAATGAGTCTCTGGGTCAGTCTTATGCTTTGGTGTGGACGGAACAAACAGTGCTGGCTGATCTAGATTCACGCACAGTTCGCCAAGCCTTGCATGACGGCGTGGCCTGTAAGACTATCTGGCGAGCAGTATGGAAATTTTTGGAGTTGCCAGATAGTAAAAGATAG
- the recA gene encoding recombinase RecA: protein MAGGADRQKALDQALMRIEKQYGKGSVMRLGDQVNVSIEVIPTGSIALDMALGIGGLPRGRIVEIYGPESSGKTTVALHAIASAQKQGGICAFIDAEHALDPTYAAALGVNVDELLVSQPDNGEQALEIADMLVRSGAIELVVIDSVAALTPKAEIEGDMGDSHVGLQARLMSQALRKMTGALKGTNTTAIFINQLREKIGVMFGNPETTTGGRALKFYSSVRLDVRRLEALKDGTEVIGNRTRIKVVKNKVAPPFKQAEFDIMYGLGISREGSLIDMGVDLGIIRKAGSWFTYEGDQMGQGKENARNYLKTNPDIADEIDAKIREQLSPKVQPDSDEVPEGVNPETGEIEF, encoded by the coding sequence ATGGCTGGAGGAGCGGATCGTCAAAAGGCTCTTGATCAAGCCCTGATGCGGATCGAGAAGCAGTACGGTAAAGGCTCGGTGATGCGTCTTGGCGATCAGGTTAATGTCAGTATCGAAGTCATTCCTACCGGCTCTATAGCTCTAGATATGGCCTTAGGTATAGGTGGGCTGCCGCGGGGGAGGATCGTCGAGATCTATGGGCCAGAGTCCAGCGGTAAAACTACTGTTGCCCTACACGCCATTGCTAGTGCACAGAAGCAAGGTGGTATTTGTGCTTTTATCGATGCAGAACACGCTCTAGACCCAACTTATGCGGCAGCTCTGGGAGTCAACGTTGATGAGTTGTTGGTAAGCCAGCCAGATAACGGTGAGCAAGCTTTGGAAATTGCCGACATGCTGGTGCGTTCGGGTGCAATTGAGTTGGTGGTTATCGACTCGGTGGCTGCGTTGACGCCGAAAGCTGAGATTGAAGGCGATATGGGTGATTCTCATGTCGGTCTACAGGCCAGGCTGATGAGTCAGGCCTTAAGGAAAATGACCGGCGCACTAAAAGGCACCAATACCACTGCCATCTTCATTAACCAGCTGCGCGAAAAGATTGGTGTCATGTTTGGCAACCCTGAAACTACTACTGGCGGGCGAGCGCTGAAATTTTATTCCTCAGTACGTCTTGACGTGCGTCGTCTAGAAGCGTTGAAGGATGGCACTGAGGTGATCGGTAACAGAACTCGAATAAAGGTTGTTAAGAATAAAGTTGCTCCGCCATTCAAGCAGGCCGAATTCGACATTATGTATGGGTTAGGTATCAGCCGCGAAGGCAGCTTGATTGATATGGGTGTTGATTTGGGGATTATCCGAAAGGCTGGTTCTTGGTTCACCTATGAGGGCGATCAAATGGGTCAAGGAAAAGAAAATGCCCGCAATTATTTGAAGACTAATCCAGATATCGCTGATGAGATTGACGCTAAAATACGCGAACAGTTATCTCCAAAAGTTCAGCCGGATAGTGATGAAGTGCCTGAAGGGGTAAATCCTGAAACGGGGGAGATAGAATTCTGA
- a CDS encoding regulatory protein RecX, translated as MALRRLNRRAQSRGELAKYLATKQVPEETIRQVLNRFEEVGLIDDAKFSLAWVEYRHQTKGLARSAIARELRAKGVADHIIEDALRTVDDEAEFARAREIAMRKASRLVEVDRQVAYRRIGSALARKGYSPPVVVRVLGEILHDWPR; from the coding sequence ATTGCGTTACGCAGACTTAATAGGCGCGCCCAAAGCCGAGGTGAGTTAGCCAAATATTTAGCAACCAAGCAAGTGCCCGAAGAAACCATTCGGCAAGTGCTAAATCGCTTCGAGGAAGTTGGGCTTATCGATGATGCTAAGTTTTCGCTAGCTTGGGTCGAGTATCGGCACCAGACTAAGGGTTTAGCTAGGTCTGCTATTGCCAGGGAGCTGCGCGCCAAAGGTGTAGCTGATCATATTATTGAGGACGCATTAAGGACTGTCGATGACGAAGCGGAGTTCGCCAGGGCACGTGAGATTGCGATGAGGAAAGCCTCGCGACTGGTTGAAGTTGATCGTCAGGTGGCATATCGCCGCATCGGTTCTGCGCTGGCCCGTAAGGGTTATTCTCCGCCTGTTGTCGTTCGCGTTTTAGGTGAGATACTTCATGATTGGCCCCGATAA
- the rny gene encoding ribonuclease Y, which yields MSQIIAWVIVALLLVAVAAMAIIINRNNTANSIAAAQNGSIEERRRELIQREERLSEREDRLTESGQLLREESLRINEEYGRVRTQREELEEANQEISKLKATVQAELERIGGLSREEASAEVMEEARVSARSAATLQAKQLEADIIGAAQQRAAEVLATTIQRIAAEQTAETVVTSVDLPREELKGRIIGREGRNIRVFEQVTGVNVIIDDTPGVVLLSCFDPVRRQAARLTLTELIDDGRINPARIEEIHARSQATVAEECRRAGVEALEDIGINDVAEPLLAVIGSLQYRTSYGQNVLSHMCECARLAGSMAAELGLNAKSCKRAAFMHDIGKALVTAGDGSHALEGAELAAKHGESPEVVNAIASHHGEVEANCVEAVITQAADTISSSRPGARRESLEAYVKRLESIEEIGLAHSGVDRVYAMQSGREVRVVVLPERISDDETQVLAADIAAEIQDKLAYPGNVKVTVVRESRATAIAH from the coding sequence ATGTCGCAAATTATTGCGTGGGTTATCGTTGCGCTCCTGCTCGTAGCCGTAGCAGCTATGGCGATAATTATTAATCGAAATAACACTGCAAATAGCATTGCTGCCGCGCAGAACGGTTCTATAGAGGAACGTCGGCGCGAACTCATACAACGTGAAGAACGTCTTAGTGAACGCGAGGATAGGTTGACCGAATCAGGCCAGCTATTACGCGAAGAATCGCTGCGCATAAATGAGGAATACGGGCGGGTTCGCACCCAACGTGAAGAACTCGAAGAAGCTAATCAAGAAATATCTAAACTCAAAGCCACCGTTCAGGCAGAACTGGAGCGCATCGGTGGTTTAAGCCGCGAGGAAGCTAGCGCCGAAGTAATGGAAGAGGCTCGCGTTAGCGCAAGATCAGCCGCAACGTTGCAGGCAAAACAATTAGAAGCCGACATTATAGGTGCAGCTCAGCAACGAGCTGCGGAAGTTTTGGCCACAACTATCCAGCGAATTGCCGCTGAGCAAACTGCGGAGACTGTCGTTACTTCCGTTGATTTGCCACGTGAGGAACTCAAGGGACGAATTATTGGCAGAGAAGGCCGCAATATTCGAGTGTTTGAGCAAGTCACGGGCGTAAACGTGATTATTGACGACACTCCAGGGGTAGTGCTGCTCAGTTGTTTTGATCCGGTTCGTCGCCAAGCGGCCAGATTAACTTTGACCGAGTTAATTGATGACGGGCGAATAAATCCGGCACGTATCGAAGAAATACATGCTCGCTCTCAAGCAACAGTTGCAGAGGAGTGCCGTCGGGCAGGCGTAGAGGCTTTAGAAGATATCGGCATCAATGATGTAGCTGAGCCGTTGTTGGCTGTTATAGGTTCTTTGCAATATCGGACGAGCTACGGCCAAAATGTGTTAAGCCATATGTGTGAGTGTGCTCGATTAGCCGGATCAATGGCTGCAGAATTAGGTCTTAATGCTAAAAGTTGTAAACGAGCCGCATTCATGCACGATATCGGCAAGGCTCTAGTGACTGCCGGAGATGGATCGCACGCCTTAGAGGGTGCTGAATTAGCTGCCAAGCATGGGGAGTCGCCTGAAGTAGTTAACGCCATCGCTTCGCACCATGGCGAGGTGGAAGCCAACTGTGTAGAGGCTGTTATCACCCAGGCTGCGGATACGATTTCTAGTTCTAGGCCTGGTGCGCGTCGGGAATCTTTGGAAGCATACGTCAAAAGGCTAGAAAGCATTGAAGAAATCGGGCTAGCTCATAGCGGGGTTGATCGAGTTTATGCTATGCAATCCGGCCGAGAAGTTCGGGTGGTTGTTTTGCCTGAGCGAATCAGTGACGATGAGACGCAAGTCTTAGCGGCAGATATTGCTGCTGAAATCCAAGACAAATTGGCTTATCCAGGCAATGTCAAGGTTACGGTGGTTAGAGAATCGCGAGCCACTGCCATAGCGCATTAA